In Brevibacillus brevis, a genomic segment contains:
- a CDS encoding ACT domain-containing protein yields the protein MTELAGLRELAMLIKRIEPNLAGASLSILAHDNRDEIANLLLEGLGTRIAVQHSSGEYANHLAILRVGTNKYTFAQDWREVYISEINYCACRIPPGAFGLLVHHIDYPGVIYDVSRKLAEHEINISKLNVSREQKGKNALLVSVTDEEITPLVVSAIEELPQITKVVSLK from the coding sequence ATGACCGAACTTGCAGGTCTTCGCGAGTTGGCCATGCTCATCAAGCGGATCGAGCCGAATCTGGCTGGAGCGTCCTTGAGCATTTTGGCTCACGACAACAGGGATGAAATCGCAAATCTACTCTTGGAGGGACTGGGCACCCGTATCGCTGTGCAGCACAGCTCGGGAGAGTACGCCAACCATTTGGCTATCTTGCGGGTCGGCACCAACAAGTACACGTTTGCCCAGGACTGGCGGGAAGTGTACATCAGCGAAATCAATTACTGCGCATGCCGCATACCGCCGGGTGCTTTCGGTCTTTTGGTTCATCATATCGACTATCCGGGTGTGATTTACGACGTTTCGCGGAAATTGGCGGAGCATGAAATCAACATCTCCAAGCTCAACGTTTCGCGGGAGCAAAAGGGCAAAAACGCATTGCTCGTCTCGGTGACGGATGAAGAAATCACTCCCCTTGTCGTTTCGGCCATTGAAGAGCTGCCACAGATCACCAAGGTTGTTTCCCTGAAATAA
- the mnmA gene encoding tRNA 2-thiouridine(34) synthase MnmA, translating to MKRPEDTRVVVGMSGGVDSSVTAYLLKQQGYDVIGIFMKNWDDTDEFGHCTAEDDFQDVRRVCEQIGIPYYTVNFEKEYMEKVFQYFLDEYKRGRTPNPDVMCNREIKFGELLAKVMDLGADYIATGHYAQVKEVDGEYRLIRGVDSNKDQTYFLNVLGQEQLSKTMFPIGHLPKAEVREIAEKAGLATAKKKDSTGICFIGERNFREFLQNYLPAKPGNIETVDGTVIGHHDGLMYYTLGQRQGLGIGGGHGTTGQPWFVVDKDLKRNVLIVGEGSDHPRLYSTSLIATDVNWVSGRKPADTFTCTAKFRYRQPDQGVTVHLREGSQVEVVFDKPQKAVTPGQAVVFYDGEYCLGGGTIDKITLLDKEN from the coding sequence CAGGGATATGACGTCATCGGCATCTTCATGAAAAACTGGGATGATACCGATGAATTCGGCCATTGCACGGCGGAAGATGACTTCCAGGACGTCCGGCGCGTCTGTGAACAAATCGGCATTCCATATTACACGGTCAACTTTGAAAAAGAATACATGGAAAAAGTATTCCAGTATTTTTTGGATGAATATAAACGGGGTCGCACCCCGAATCCGGACGTCATGTGCAACCGGGAAATCAAATTCGGCGAGCTGCTCGCCAAGGTCATGGATTTGGGCGCTGATTACATCGCCACCGGACACTATGCGCAGGTGAAAGAGGTGGATGGCGAGTACAGGCTGATCCGCGGGGTAGATTCCAACAAAGATCAAACCTATTTTCTCAATGTGCTGGGCCAAGAGCAGCTGTCCAAAACGATGTTCCCGATCGGTCATCTGCCGAAGGCCGAAGTGCGTGAGATTGCGGAAAAAGCTGGGCTCGCGACCGCAAAGAAAAAGGACAGCACAGGCATCTGCTTCATCGGGGAACGCAACTTCCGCGAATTTTTGCAGAACTACCTGCCTGCGAAACCGGGCAACATCGAGACGGTGGACGGGACGGTTATCGGCCATCACGACGGCTTGATGTACTACACGCTGGGCCAACGACAAGGTCTCGGTATTGGCGGCGGACACGGAACGACCGGCCAACCTTGGTTTGTCGTCGACAAGGACTTGAAACGCAACGTGCTGATCGTCGGAGAAGGCTCCGATCATCCGCGCCTCTACTCGACCAGCCTGATCGCGACAGACGTGAACTGGGTGAGCGGCCGGAAGCCGGCTGACACCTTTACCTGCACCGCCAAATTCCGCTACCGTCAGCCGGATCAAGGTGTCACGGTACACCTGCGCGAAGGCAGCCAGGTGGAAGTCGTGTTCGACAAACCGCAAAAAGCCGTGACGCCCGGACAGGCTGTCGTCTTTTACGACGGAGAATACTGCCTCGGAGGCGGTACGATCGATAAGATCACTCTGCTGGACAAAGAGAACTAA
- the nrdI gene encoding class Ib ribonucleoside-diphosphate reductase assembly flavoprotein NrdI — MLIAYDSKTGNVRRFVNKLPMRSVEIDPEMVIEEPFVLVTYTTGFGQVPAKVDAFLKRNHTYMRGVSASGNRNWGATFAKSADTIASKYGVPVISKFELSGTSRDIEHFTSGVATIAAY, encoded by the coding sequence ATGCTCATCGCGTACGATTCCAAGACAGGGAACGTCAGAAGGTTTGTAAACAAATTACCGATGCGAAGCGTGGAAATCGATCCGGAGATGGTCATCGAGGAGCCGTTTGTCCTGGTGACGTATACGACCGGATTTGGACAAGTCCCCGCTAAGGTAGACGCTTTTCTGAAACGAAACCATACATACATGCGCGGGGTGTCTGCCAGCGGCAATCGCAACTGGGGCGCGACCTTCGCCAAAAGCGCCGATACGATCGCAAGCAAGTACGGCGTTCCGGTGATTTCCAAATTTGAATTGTCCGGCACCAGCCGGGATATCGAACATTTTACGAGCGGGGTGGCCACCATTGCGGCATATTGA